The genome window GATGCAGAAGCCTCTGGCGACAAAATTTTAGGTGTTATCCGCGGTGTTGGAGTCTCCAACGATGGCCGAGGCAACGGATTTCTCGCACCGTCAAGTGACGGACAAGTTCGGGCCATGAAAGCGGCGTACGAAATGTCGGGTATTCGTCCCGAAGACGTTTCGCTCGTTGAGTGTCATGCCACCGGAACCACTGTGGGCGATGCTACTGAACTTAAGAGTATGGATAAGGTGTTTGCTGAACATTCAGACTTAAACATTGGTTCCCTCAAATCAAATATGGGTCACGCCATCACGGCGGCCGGTATTGCCGGACTCTTAAAAGTTCTTGGTGCGATGGAAAACAAAACGCTTCCACCAACCCTGAGTGAAGAACATACTTTAGATGGCAGTCGATTTAATTTGGTGACAGAAGCCAAGCCTTGGACCAGTGAGGGGACCCGAAAAGCGGGCCTAAGTGCATTTGGTTTTGGCGGTAACAACGCTCACCTGATCTTGGAAGAGTATCAGCCTCAGCAAATCGTTAATACAACTTCTCAAATTGCGGCTTCGGTACCGCTTGCTGTTGTGGGTATGGGCTCCATACTCGGCCAAGCCCGAGGCGTATCCGAACTCTCAAGTAAGCTCTTTTCAAAAGCACCTCTCGGCAGTCGTACCGATACCATTACATTGCCTATGAAGGGCCTCAAGTTTCCACCCAACGACTTGAAGCAGGCGCTCGGGCAGCAGCTCATGATGCTTTCGGCCACTCAGGAAGCATTGAACGACGCTGGCACCGTGAATCCCAAAGAAACCTGTGTACTCATGGGTATGGGCTGTGACCCGGAAGTGGCACGCTACGGAGCGCGTTGGCGACTCAAGGATTGGGCGACCCGGCTTGGCTTAGATAAGTCCCAGCTTCAAACACTTCAGGATGAGATTGTTCCGGTGCTTGAGTCTCCCGGTGTGCTTGGAACCATGCCTAATATCGTTGCCAATCGATTAAGCAGTCAATTTGATTTCACTTCGTTTGGTTTTGCTATTTCTTCGGAAGAACTCTCCGGTGTGCGTTCACTTGAAGTGGCGATGCGGGCGCTTCGCAGCGGTGAAGTTAATACGGCCGTGGTTGGCGCGGTGGATGTAAGCGCCGAAAAGGTTCATGCGGCAGCACTCAAAGGTTTGGGCCACCACACGCGGCTCGCTGATGGAGCAGTTACTCTTGTTCTTGAGCGTTTGGATGATGCCCAAAAAGCGGGCCGAAGAATCTACGCAATACTTGAAGATGACCAACCAGATGCTGCGGATTTCGATTCCCGCTCAATTCTGGAACGGGTTGGTAAACCTCATGCGGCTTCTGGCCTTCTTGAAATCAGTGCAGCTATTTTAGCATTGGTTGAAAACCACCATGATGGTTCTTTATTGCGAGTATCTTCGAGCGCGCTCGGTGGCCAGCATACGGCGCTTTGCGTCCGGCGACCCGAGCAATCACGAACCATTGAGCCTCTAAGCCATAGCAATGAACCCACGCTTTCTTTTTCGGCGCATTTGCCAGACTTCCGATTTCCGGACCTTAAGATTCAGGAACACACCATGACGCAGCCTTCTCACGAAGAATCTCTTTTGCCTCAACAGCCAAATTTACATGCTGAGTATGTGATGCAGCCAGCGCCAGAATTGGCAGCAGTTATGCCCGCTCAACCGAAGCAAGAGGTCCTTGCCACGCCGGTACCTGTACCTGCGCAACCCGTCCATACGGCATCAGTGCCAGTCGTAACCCCTGTGGCGGTTCACGCTTCATCGATGGCAATACAGGGCCAACCTGCGGCCTCTTCAAACCCATTTGTTCGCGCGCATCAAAACCTTGCCAATGCACATGCGCGGTTCTTAAACGAGCAAGCGCGTATTCAAGCTCAGATGATGAACCTGCAAAATCAAGCACGTCATTACTTAATGCAGCGGGGTACGCCGGTACTCCAACAACGGCCTCTTGCAATCCCTGCGCCTGCGGTTCAAACGCGCATCGTTCAAACGGCTCCGGCGCCAAGTGCGGTCACGCCTAAGGTAGCACCCATTGTAATTCCAGCGCCTCAGCCGGTACCTGAAACGGTAGTAGCCACACCTGTGATGACCTTGAAGCAGGAGGCACCCGTTGCTCTCGAAGCGCCTGCGCCGACATCAGACAATCTTCCGGGGCTTAAACTTAACCGTGAAGAGTTGATGATTCATGCCGATGGCAAGATTTCAGAAATTTTTGGACCCATGTTTGAGAAGCAGGATGGTTTTCATCGTCAGGTTCGTATGCCGAAGCCTCCACTTTTATTGGCGGACAGAATAACCGGCTTAGATGCTGAAGCCGGGTCGATGAAAAACGGCACCATTTGGTCTGAGACCGATGTCACCGAAGATGCTTGGTACATGCACGAGGGCCGAATGCCTGCGGGTATTATGATTGAGTCTGGTCAAGCCGACTTGATGCTCATTTCATATCTCGGCATCGATTTCTTAAACCAAAGCGATAGAGTTTATCGATTGCTCGGTTGTGAACTCACCTACCATGGTAATCTCCCGCAGCCGGGTGAAACGCTGCAATACGACATTCATGTCGATGGTCATGCCAAGCAGGGCGATGTTCGTCTCTTCTTCTTCCACTACGACTGTAAAGTAAACGGTGAGCCAAGGCTGACCGTTCGCGGTGGTCAGGCAGGATTCTTTACAGATAAAGAACTCGATGATTCCAAGGGAATCATTTGGGATGCAGAGACGGGCGAATATGCTCATGATGCGCGAGTGGATGCACCTCTGCTCACGTGCGAGAAAACTTCGCTGACCCGCGGCGAGCTTGAAGCCTACGCAGCGGGTCGCCCGCAAGATTGCTTTGGGAATGGTTTCGAAATGGGCTGTACCCATACGGCAAGCCCCAAGATTGCCGGTGGTCGGATGCTCTTTATGGACAAAGTCACCCACTTGGAAAACCAGGGCGGGCCATGGAAGCGTGGTTACCTGCGCGGTACCCAGAAGATATCATCCGATGACTGGTTCTTTGATGGTCACTTTAAGAACGACTCCTGCATGCCGGGAACCTTGATGTTCGAAGGTTGCTTGCAGGCTATGGCAGTCTATCTGGGAAGCCTTGGTTATACCACGGGCCGTGATGGCTGGCGCTTTGAGCCGGTGCCTGAAGAAACCTATAAGCTTCAGTGCCGCGGACAGGTATTACCCACCTCGAAAGAGCTGATTTACGAAATCTTTGTCGAAGAAGTTTGGGACGGCCCGGTTCCAACTCTCTTTGCGGATATTCTTTGCACTGTAGACGGTCTCAAGGCCTTCCACTGTCACAGAATGGGATTGCGCTTGGTGCCAGACTGGCCGCTTGAAAAGATTGCGGCGCTCAATCCTGCATCTGATGATTCCATTCCGGTTGCAACCGTGGATGGTTTCAAGTTTGATTATGCGTCGCTCTTGGCTTGCGCTTGGGGCAAGCCCTCGAAGGCCTTTGGCGAGATGTATACCGTATTCGACCAAACCAACCGTGTGGCCCGTCTTCCCGGACCACCGTATCACTTCATGTCTCGGATCCCGACCGTAGATGGTCCTATCGGCGGTATGAAGGCCGGTACCGTGGTGGAAGTTGATTACGACATCCCAGAGGATGTTTGGTATTTCGATGAAAACGGTCATCGCACGATGCCATTTTGTGTTCTTCTTGAAGCGGCGCTTCAGCCATGCGGCTGGCTTGCTTCTTACGTGGGCAGCGCGCTTACGAGCAACGACGAACTCTTCTTTAGAAACTTAGATGGTAAGGGCACCCTTAAGGTAGAACTTTTGCCAGCTGGTGGAACCCTGAGGACCCGTTCTAAAATCACGAGTATTTCGCAGTCGGCGGGTATGATTATTGAGTCTTTCGAAGTGAAGTGCTTCGTGGATGATGTTGAAGTCTACGAGATGAATACTGTGTTTGGATTTTTTCCACACGGTGCACTCGCGACTCAGAAGGGCTTGGATACCTCTGCAGAGCAGTTTGCTCTCTTAACGAATCCGTCTGATTTTCATGTGAACCTCAAAGAAAAGCCTGCTCGTTATTTAGATGGGACGTGCCGGCTGGCAAATGATGGCTCGTTGATGCTTGATCGTATTACCGGAGCGTGGCCAGAAGGCGGCGAAAAGGGACTCGGTCGTTATCGAAGCGAGAAAGACATCGATCAGGACGAGTGGTTTTTCAAAGCACACTTCTTTCAAGATCCAGTTCAGCCAGGTTCGCTTGGTATTGAAGCTATGATTCAGCTTTTGCAAGTTGCAATGCTCGAGCAAGGTATGGACGCAGGGATCGAGAGTCCTAGATTTGAGCCTATCGCATTAGACAAAGAGCTTAGCTGGAAATACCGCGGTCAGGTACGGCCTCATAATAAGCTGGTGCAGGTAACTCTCGATATCACTGAGAAAGGGCTTGATGCTCGCGGGCCTTACGCCATTGCAGATGCTTCTCTGTGGGTAGACGGTATGCGTATCTATTCGGCTGACAACATCGGTATGCGCATCGTGAATGATGGTGTGGCTCGCCTGAAAAAAAAAGAAGTTGAAACCTTAGACCCTGAACAAGATACGTGGCTAAACGACCATTGCCCGACCTGGACCATGCCCGTGTTACCCATGATGTCTATGGTAGACCGCATGGCTGCAGCTGCAGCTTCCAAGAGCGGCCTAAACGTTATCTCCATGCAAGATGTGATGGTGAAGCGCTGGGTACCCATCACAAAGCCAACTGAACTACGAACCGAGGCAAAGCTGTCGGGCGATTCAGTGTTTGTGAAGCTTTTTGAACAAGATGATGTGATTGCTACAGCGAAGGCCGTCGTCGGTGCGTACAGCGCTGCTCCTAAGCCGTTTGAGGCGCTTGCCGGTGCAAAGGTGACCTCGCCTTACGAAGAGGGCAGTTTGTTCCATGGTCCTGCCTTTCAACTCTTAGACGAGTGGGTGCTGACGGACAAAGGCTCGTCGGCGATTCTTAATTTAGATGCAACAGATGCGCCCTCGGGACATCTCGGCCAAATTCTTCTAGATGCGGCGACCCATGGCATCGTTCATGACAATCTCAATCTATGGTCCAAGGATATTCCGAACGACCAAGTGGCTTACCCCGCGTGGATTTCAAACTTAACGATTCATGGCCCTAAGCCCACTCAAGGCAAGGTTCGTTGTGAAACACGTTTTGATGGATTTGTTGGCGGTAAGAGGTTCCCTACATTTGTGGTGCAGCTAATCGCTGATGGAGAAGTGTGGTTGAGCTTTAAACTGGTAGAAGCTCTGTTTCCAAAAGGTCCACTTGGCAGCGTGAGCCCCGAGGCCAGAGCGCATTTTCTTCGTGACCGCCAATATGTGGATGGTGTGGGCTTATCCAGCACCAAGAACTCTAAAACCATTTTGCGAGTGGCCGATGTCCATGAGAGTGATTGGCTCGCTGGTACTGTGAAGGCCATTTACAACACGGATGACCATGAGCAGATCGCATTGAAGGACCACTTGGCCGCGAAAACAAAGATTCACCCGGGCAATCTTCCGGAGGCGTTGCCACTTAGTTCTTGGGATTACAATATCGAGAAGAGTGCGGAGCAAATTGTTGTTTCGAGTGATGGCGGTGAAAACCTAGATCTTAGTTGCGTGAAAGACTTTTGGAGTAGCTGGTTTAACCGCGGGTCATGGCCGGTGGAAGACCTCTTTTACAGCCTCGCAAACAAGTTTGTACGGCGGGTGGTTTTGGAAGAGCCTGCCGCGATGCAAGCTTTGAAAGGTAAGAGTGTACTTTATCTTGCCAATCATCAGGTTGGGATTGAGTCGCTTTTATTCTCCATTATGGCATCTGGGATGTTTAAGGTGCCTACGGTCACGCTGGCTAAGGCGGAACACCGAGATACATGGTTGGGCCATCTTATTCGCGACGCTTTTTCTTATCCCGGAATCAAAGACCCAGAGGTGATTGCGTTTTTCGATAGAGAAGACAAAGAGTCTTTGCCGCGTATTATTGGGGAATTGGCTAAAGAAATGATGGGGCCAGGTAAATCTGTGATGGTGCATGTGGAAGGAACACGTTCCTTGAGCTGCACAACTCCCGTGGAAAAAATGAGTGGTGCGTTTATTGATATGGCGCTCAAAATAGGTGTGCCGATTGTTCCGGTTCGTTTCAGTGGTGGACTGCCGAGGGAAGATTTAGAGGAGCGTATCGAATTCCCGTTGAATATGGGACAGCAGGATTACCATTTTGGGAAACCTATTATGCCGGAAGAGCTGGCGTCGATGCCTTACGGCGAACGTAAGAAGTTGGTGATGGCGGCTATCAATGGTTTGGGTGTACCGAGTCAAGAAGAAGTCACTCTCGCGGGGGATTCATCCTTTCATGCCAATGTTTCGGAATGGAGCCTGAACTCAGGTGTCTCTGAAGACGATGCGGTGCTTTTGCAGTGTCTTTTGGCCGAGCCCCAGGTGTCTGAGGAAACAGGTTTGATTCTTCATAGTTTGAACACCGGTAAATTAAAGGTTCCTCGCGGCAAGAAGGGCACATGGCTCAAAGCACTGGCCAAAAGGCTCTTGGGGAGCCGCACCGCTTGATTAAGCGTTTGCTTTAAGTGAAAACACATCCATGGATTATCACGCACACCCGGTTCAGATTTATTACGAAGACACCGACCTCTCGGGCGTGGTCTACCATGCCAATTACCTCAAGTATTTTGAGCGTGCCCGTGAGCACCTGATTGGGCCCACAGAGCTTGCTCGCCTCTACAATGAAGATGGCATTGGCTTTGTGGTGTATAAGTGTGAGCTGACGTTTAAGCAGGGCGCACGGCTGGGTGACCTATTAGAAATTCGTACCCGGGTTGAACAAGAGAGCGCTTATCGAGCCGTCTTTCACCAAGAAGTTTGGAAAGAGGGCAGTGATAAACCGTATGTGGTGGGTGAGGTGCAGCTGGTCTGTGTGGATGGTGACCAGAATATGGTGCGGATGCCCGAGCTTCATTTTGTCTCAGGCAAATCCGCTTAAACCATAGATAGAATCAATTTGTTGATGGGTCTTCTGAGATACGACCATCGTAAAAGTCGATCTTATGCAGTGGCATGACCACTGATGAAAGAATGTTCAATAGGTGTGCACCCAGACGCTTGTGGAAGCGGGTGAGCAGCACCATTGACGTTGTTTGAGCTGCTGTGAGGTCGCTCTTTGCCAGCTCTACGAGTAAGACATCGCAGCGCTTGCCGGTATTACGGCCGACCTGAAGCAAGTCTGTTGCTCTTTCGGTGTCTTCTGTTGCAAGAATATCGGGAGTTGTCTTGAGCATTTCAACTGCAAGATCGATGATTTCCTGGAGTTCCGTTTTAAGCGGACCGTCTGGAATTTGTGCGCCGCCAAGTTCAGGAACTTCTGAGATGTTTTTCAAGTAATCGCCAACACGTTCTGCGTCTTTAATAAGCGACATCAATAGCAAGCAGTATGACACATGGTCATGAGAGATGCTTAAATGTGTAATGACGCGCTTACGAATAGAGCGTTCGAGCTTATTGACTTTGATATCCAGCTTGTAGATGGCGGCTCGTTGGTCTACGCCAAAATCCTGGTCAAAAACATGCTCGTGAACAAGAGAAGACATTTCTTTCGTGATCTCAAGCATCTGCATGAGCTCTTGTGTCATGGGTTCAACGGGATTGTTGTCACTGAGTACCTGGAAAAGTTCTTTCCACATGGTATTACTCCTAGTTTGAGTTCTGTCAGTTCGAGTTTAGAACGGTTTCGAGATTAAGAAAATGATAGCGGGCACGATATAGAAGAATGAAAAGACCATGGCGGCGGCTTTTTTCCGCGAATGCCCGGCAAATTCAGCCATTCTAAGTGCCATATTCAAAGGAATGTCTCGCAGCTTAGTAGGAACATACCAGATCAAGATGCCCAGTAGGTTGAAGCAAAGGTGCACAAGCGCAATTTGCCTGGCTGCGAAAGAAGCTTCTCCAGAGATAGCCATGGAAGCAAGAAG of Deltaproteobacteria bacterium contains these proteins:
- a CDS encoding 3-hydroxyacyl-[acyl-carrier-protein] dehydratase FabA; translated protein: DAEASGDKILGVIRGVGVSNDGRGNGFLAPSSDGQVRAMKAAYEMSGIRPEDVSLVECHATGTTVGDATELKSMDKVFAEHSDLNIGSLKSNMGHAITAAGIAGLLKVLGAMENKTLPPTLSEEHTLDGSRFNLVTEAKPWTSEGTRKAGLSAFGFGGNNAHLILEEYQPQQIVNTTSQIAASVPLAVVGMGSILGQARGVSELSSKLFSKAPLGSRTDTITLPMKGLKFPPNDLKQALGQQLMMLSATQEALNDAGTVNPKETCVLMGMGCDPEVARYGARWRLKDWATRLGLDKSQLQTLQDEIVPVLESPGVLGTMPNIVANRLSSQFDFTSFGFAISSEELSGVRSLEVAMRALRSGEVNTAVVGAVDVSAEKVHAAALKGLGHHTRLADGAVTLVLERLDDAQKAGRRIYAILEDDQPDAADFDSRSILERVGKPHAASGLLEISAAILALVENHHDGSLLRVSSSALGGQHTALCVRRPEQSRTIEPLSHSNEPTLSFSAHLPDFRFPDLKIQEHTMTQPSHEESLLPQQPNLHAEYVMQPAPELAAVMPAQPKQEVLATPVPVPAQPVHTASVPVVTPVAVHASSMAIQGQPAASSNPFVRAHQNLANAHARFLNEQARIQAQMMNLQNQARHYLMQRGTPVLQQRPLAIPAPAVQTRIVQTAPAPSAVTPKVAPIVIPAPQPVPETVVATPVMTLKQEAPVALEAPAPTSDNLPGLKLNREELMIHADGKISEIFGPMFEKQDGFHRQVRMPKPPLLLADRITGLDAEAGSMKNGTIWSETDVTEDAWYMHEGRMPAGIMIESGQADLMLISYLGIDFLNQSDRVYRLLGCELTYHGNLPQPGETLQYDIHVDGHAKQGDVRLFFFHYDCKVNGEPRLTVRGGQAGFFTDKELDDSKGIIWDAETGEYAHDARVDAPLLTCEKTSLTRGELEAYAAGRPQDCFGNGFEMGCTHTASPKIAGGRMLFMDKVTHLENQGGPWKRGYLRGTQKISSDDWFFDGHFKNDSCMPGTLMFEGCLQAMAVYLGSLGYTTGRDGWRFEPVPEETYKLQCRGQVLPTSKELIYEIFVEEVWDGPVPTLFADILCTVDGLKAFHCHRMGLRLVPDWPLEKIAALNPASDDSIPVATVDGFKFDYASLLACAWGKPSKAFGEMYTVFDQTNRVARLPGPPYHFMSRIPTVDGPIGGMKAGTVVEVDYDIPEDVWYFDENGHRTMPFCVLLEAALQPCGWLASYVGSALTSNDELFFRNLDGKGTLKVELLPAGGTLRTRSKITSISQSAGMIIESFEVKCFVDDVEVYEMNTVFGFFPHGALATQKGLDTSAEQFALLTNPSDFHVNLKEKPARYLDGTCRLANDGSLMLDRITGAWPEGGEKGLGRYRSEKDIDQDEWFFKAHFFQDPVQPGSLGIEAMIQLLQVAMLEQGMDAGIESPRFEPIALDKELSWKYRGQVRPHNKLVQVTLDITEKGLDARGPYAIADASLWVDGMRIYSADNIGMRIVNDGVARLKKKEVETLDPEQDTWLNDHCPTWTMPVLPMMSMVDRMAAAAASKSGLNVISMQDVMVKRWVPITKPTELRTEAKLSGDSVFVKLFEQDDVIATAKAVVGAYSAAPKPFEALAGAKVTSPYEEGSLFHGPAFQLLDEWVLTDKGSSAILNLDATDAPSGHLGQILLDAATHGIVHDNLNLWSKDIPNDQVAYPAWISNLTIHGPKPTQGKVRCETRFDGFVGGKRFPTFVVQLIADGEVWLSFKLVEALFPKGPLGSVSPEARAHFLRDRQYVDGVGLSSTKNSKTILRVADVHESDWLAGTVKAIYNTDDHEQIALKDHLAAKTKIHPGNLPEALPLSSWDYNIEKSAEQIVVSSDGGENLDLSCVKDFWSSWFNRGSWPVEDLFYSLANKFVRRVVLEEPAAMQALKGKSVLYLANHQVGIESLLFSIMASGMFKVPTVTLAKAEHRDTWLGHLIRDAFSYPGIKDPEVIAFFDREDKESLPRIIGELAKEMMGPGKSVMVHVEGTRSLSCTTPVEKMSGAFIDMALKIGVPIVPVRFSGGLPREDLEERIEFPLNMGQQDYHFGKPIMPEELASMPYGERKKLVMAAINGLGVPSQEEVTLAGDSSFHANVSEWSLNSGVSEDDAVLLQCLLAEPQVSEETGLILHSLNTGKLKVPRGKKGTWLKALAKRLLGSRTA
- a CDS encoding YbgC/FadM family acyl-CoA thioesterase; the encoded protein is MDYHAHPVQIYYEDTDLSGVVYHANYLKYFERAREHLIGPTELARLYNEDGIGFVVYKCELTFKQGARLGDLLEIRTRVEQESAYRAVFHQEVWKEGSDKPYVVGEVQLVCVDGDQNMVRMPELHFVSGKSA